One genomic window of Desmospora activa DSM 45169 includes the following:
- the aroD gene encoding type I 3-dehydroquinate dehydratase produces MNVSKRSITVKGTIIGGGIPLICTPLIGMDQDQILSELQNTLPKAPDLIEWRADFFSHLPNTDAVLDTLAGIQETIAQTPLLFTVRSQREGGEPIALSESDKLMLFEKVCGSGGIDLIDYELVNEKENIHHLSRVAEEAGVRLILSYHNFESTPVSSDILGKLLEAESRGADIAKVAVMPHSSQDLLTLLQATLTASQQLRIPLITMSMGGLGTLTRLAGWMFGSDVTFAIGKQGSAPGQIPIEELREVMQSIQQWAGGGQT; encoded by the coding sequence ATGAATGTGTCTAAGCGCTCGATAACCGTAAAAGGAACAATCATCGGTGGAGGCATTCCCCTCATCTGTACCCCGTTGATCGGAATGGATCAGGATCAGATTTTGTCTGAGTTACAAAACACTCTGCCGAAAGCACCAGATTTGATCGAGTGGCGAGCGGATTTTTTCTCCCATCTTCCTAATACAGACGCTGTACTGGATACTTTAGCTGGCATTCAGGAAACCATCGCGCAAACCCCTTTGCTTTTCACCGTCCGTTCCCAGCGAGAAGGGGGAGAACCAATCGCGCTAAGCGAAAGCGATAAATTGATGTTGTTTGAAAAAGTTTGTGGGAGTGGTGGGATCGACCTGATCGATTATGAACTGGTCAACGAAAAGGAAAACATCCACCATCTCTCCCGTGTAGCTGAAGAGGCGGGGGTACGTCTGATCCTGTCTTACCATAATTTCGAATCAACGCCTGTGTCTTCGGACATCCTGGGTAAGCTGTTGGAGGCGGAATCTCGGGGGGCGGATATCGCCAAGGTGGCGGTGATGCCTCACTCCTCACAAGATCTGCTCACCCTGTTGCAGGCGACCCTGACTGCTTCCCAACAATTGAGGATTCCGCTGATCACCATGTCAATGGGTGGATTGGGTACCCTTACCCGGCTAGCGGGTTGGATGTTTGGCAGCGATGTCACCTTTGCCATCGGCAAGCAGGGTTCCGCACCCGGTCAAATTCCGATCGAGGAATTACGAGAGGTGATGCAATCGATCCAACAGTGGGCGGGAGGGGGTCAAACATGA
- a CDS encoding zinc-dependent alcohol dehydrogenase codes for MTGLYLKEPFQLEFRELVDKGDVGKGEVLIQMEYGGICGSDLKAYKGELGHVVYPVRVGHELVGRVLQSGSDISLAPGERVVVQPNQHCGRCPFCLNGRKNICSHKRSLGINVDGGFSTTAVIHADYVYPIRDGVPDPQSVLIEPLAVVVHALAKVEVNHSTAVAVVGCGTEGLLATALARYKGASVTCIDKNPKKLEIAQQLGQVTTALAAEIAHDCYDVVIECAGTPAGMELAFSLVKPGGSLVLLGITQEEVRFPALQVVRNEISIFGSIIYDTPQDFEQAMIYLADERLQVAPIISKIYRFHEYQAAFRDALSGDYGKIVLSLKGER; via the coding sequence ATGACCGGTCTGTACTTAAAGGAACCGTTTCAGTTGGAGTTTAGAGAGCTTGTCGACAAGGGCGATGTGGGGAAGGGCGAGGTACTGATCCAAATGGAATACGGAGGGATATGCGGTTCTGATCTGAAAGCGTATAAAGGGGAGCTGGGACATGTCGTTTATCCCGTCCGCGTCGGGCATGAATTGGTCGGCAGGGTGCTGCAAAGCGGAAGCGACATCTCCCTTGCCCCAGGGGAAAGGGTTGTCGTCCAACCGAACCAACACTGCGGCCGTTGTCCATTCTGCCTCAATGGGAGGAAAAACATCTGCAGCCATAAGCGCTCCCTTGGGATCAATGTGGATGGAGGTTTTTCCACCACGGCGGTCATTCATGCCGATTATGTTTACCCGATCAGGGATGGGGTGCCGGATCCACAGTCGGTATTGATTGAGCCGTTGGCCGTCGTTGTACATGCATTGGCAAAGGTGGAAGTGAACCATTCCACAGCAGTGGCGGTGGTCGGTTGCGGTACAGAGGGATTGCTGGCAACAGCTCTTGCGCGCTACAAAGGGGCGAGTGTCACTTGCATCGATAAAAATCCGAAAAAACTGGAGATCGCACAGCAGTTGGGTCAGGTCACCACTGCTCTGGCCGCTGAAATCGCCCATGACTGTTACGATGTTGTGATTGAATGTGCCGGTACTCCAGCGGGGATGGAGCTGGCGTTTTCCCTGGTGAAACCGGGTGGTTCTCTCGTATTGCTGGGGATTACCCAAGAAGAGGTACGTTTTCCCGCTTTACAAGTGGTTCGAAACGAGATTAGCATTTTCGGTTCCATCATTTACGATACACCTCAGGATTTTGAGCAGGCGATGATTTATTTGGCCGATGAACGATTGCAGGTGGCACCGATTATTTCAAAAATCTATCGCTTTCACGAGTATCAGGCAGCGTTTCGGGATGCATTGAGCGGTGATTACGGCAAAATTGTGTTAAGTCTGAAGGGAGAGAGGTAG
- a CDS encoding thiamine pyrophosphate-binding protein, giving the protein MQDLISHQLVKYLENRGVEHIFGLCGHTNIAVLAALENSRIKFINVRHEQIASHAADGYARAKKETAVVLSHLGPGLTNAATGVANAALDSIPMVVIAGDVPSHYYGKHPHQEINLHADASQYEIYRPFVKRAWRVERPDLFPEIIAKAFSLAESGRPGPVLVSVPMDIFSKEVDVSLFERLQPHANKLKRPSIDDQTAHEIIDSLAAAERPLLYVGGGVMLADAAAELRAFVDHMGIPVAYTLMGKGAVSDDHPLTLGMTGFWGTTFINDSCRNADLILAVGTRFSEADCSSWEPKYTFHIPPTRLIHIDIDPKEIGRNFPVEIGVVADLKNALHVLNRVAKTRFPQPRQNEAMAEKIRRYKESFWAQVQKHAQSDSYPLRPERILADVREVLPQDAIMTTDVGWNKNGVGQQFPIYEAGTILTPGGFATMGFGSGGALGAKLAQPDKVVVSLIGDGGFGQNPSVLATAYEENISVIWLIMNNNAFGTIAGLQESHYGTTYGTVFLKEGVSYSTDYVTIAKGYGIDGIKIEAADQLKPALQRAIAAEKPFVIDVAMLNEPVPTDGHWNINDIYTSKVKQQV; this is encoded by the coding sequence ATGCAGGATTTAATTTCCCATCAGTTGGTGAAATACTTAGAAAACCGAGGGGTGGAACATATTTTTGGCCTGTGTGGCCACACCAATATCGCCGTATTGGCCGCCCTGGAAAACAGCCGCATTAAATTTATCAATGTTCGCCATGAACAGATCGCTTCCCATGCGGCGGATGGTTATGCCCGGGCCAAAAAAGAGACGGCAGTCGTTTTAAGTCATCTGGGTCCCGGTTTAACCAATGCCGCCACAGGAGTGGCCAACGCTGCATTAGACTCCATTCCGATGGTAGTTATCGCCGGAGATGTGCCTAGTCACTACTATGGAAAACATCCTCACCAAGAAATCAATCTTCACGCCGATGCGTCCCAGTATGAAATTTATCGTCCGTTTGTGAAGCGGGCATGGCGAGTGGAGCGACCGGATCTTTTTCCTGAGATTATCGCCAAAGCCTTCTCATTGGCGGAAAGCGGAAGGCCCGGTCCGGTGCTGGTGTCGGTTCCGATGGATATCTTCTCCAAAGAGGTTGACGTTTCTCTGTTTGAGCGTTTGCAACCACACGCCAACAAACTGAAGCGACCGTCCATTGACGATCAAACCGCTCATGAAATCATTGACTCCCTTGCTGCGGCTGAACGTCCGCTGCTCTATGTCGGTGGAGGGGTGATGCTGGCGGATGCCGCCGCGGAGTTGCGAGCGTTTGTCGATCATATGGGAATTCCAGTTGCTTACACCTTGATGGGCAAGGGTGCCGTTTCCGACGATCATCCCCTAACCTTGGGCATGACCGGATTCTGGGGGACAACCTTTATCAATGACAGCTGTCGTAACGCCGATCTCATCCTGGCTGTGGGCACCCGCTTTTCCGAAGCGGATTGCAGTTCCTGGGAGCCGAAATACACCTTTCACATTCCACCGACCCGTCTGATTCACATCGATATCGACCCCAAGGAGATCGGGAGGAACTTCCCGGTAGAAATAGGAGTGGTGGCCGACTTAAAAAATGCTTTACACGTTCTCAATCGGGTAGCGAAAACGCGTTTTCCCCAACCGCGCCAAAATGAAGCCATGGCGGAGAAGATCCGTCGTTATAAGGAGAGCTTTTGGGCACAAGTGCAAAAACACGCCCAGAGTGATTCCTATCCGCTTCGTCCCGAACGCATTCTAGCAGACGTCAGGGAAGTGTTGCCTCAGGATGCCATCATGACGACCGATGTCGGCTGGAACAAAAACGGCGTGGGACAACAGTTTCCGATCTATGAAGCAGGTACCATCTTGACCCCTGGCGGTTTTGCCACAATGGGTTTTGGATCGGGAGGAGCATTGGGAGCGAAATTGGCCCAACCGGACAAAGTAGTGGTCTCTCTGATCGGTGATGGTGGATTTGGTCAAAATCCCTCTGTCTTGGCGACCGCCTATGAAGAAAACATTTCCGTGATCTGGTTGATTATGAATAATAACGCATTTGGAACGATTGCCGGTTTGCAGGAGAGTCATTATGGCACAACATATGGAACCGTCTTCCTGAAAGAAGGCGTCTCCTATTCTACCGATTATGTCACCATCGCCAAGGGTTACGGAATCGACGGCATCAAGATTGAAGCCGCCGACCAATTGAAGCCGGCTTTGCAACGGGCCATTGCTGCGGAGAAACCTTTTGTGATCGATGTAGCGATGCTGAATGAACCGGTCCCGACAGACGGCCATTGGAACATCAATGACATCTATACTTCCAAAGTGAAACAGCAGGTATAG
- a CDS encoding cupin domain-containing protein: MEIKVLDPFKDGKTLWLGLDNPGMVRKVFQMVTPETVGSKHLMAGLTIFEPGEASSVHNHPESEELNIVIRGSGEVISGDEKRAFKQNDYMFIPEGVYHQHVNTGTEPLWLLWAYTPQGSLPKN, translated from the coding sequence ATGGAAATCAAAGTGCTTGATCCTTTTAAAGACGGGAAAACATTGTGGTTGGGATTGGATAACCCTGGGATGGTACGAAAGGTTTTTCAAATGGTGACCCCGGAGACGGTGGGTTCCAAACATCTGATGGCAGGGCTTACGATTTTTGAGCCGGGAGAAGCCAGTTCCGTTCACAACCATCCGGAATCGGAGGAATTAAACATTGTGATTCGCGGTTCGGGAGAAGTGATTTCAGGAGATGAAAAGCGAGCCTTTAAACAGAACGATTATATGTTTATCCCAGAAGGGGTTTATCATCAGCATGTCAACACAGGAACAGAGCCGTTATGGCTGCTCTGGGCATACACCCCGCAAGGTTCTTTGCCAAAAAATTAA
- a CDS encoding CaiB/BaiF CoA transferase family protein, translated as MSKPPLQGVKVLDASTMIAAPFGAVLLGDFGAEVIKVEMPGKGDTLRHVGPFHQNEPLRWSGLSRNKKSLTLDLHKPEGVDLFKRLAEKVDILIENFRPGTLEKWGIGYQVLKEINPDLIMIRVSGYGQTGPYRSKAGFGTPATAFSGFTYIQGFPDRHPVSPSFSLTDYITGIYVAFAAVTSLYHRETDAEGSGQMVDIGLYESVFRMLEFLVAEYDQMGKVRERSPGLSGHSSPAGTFITKDGYWVVLVTSTDSTFNRLAKAMEREDLLKDDKFYTNEARLANNEEMNRIVADWIQSLPREELLDWLDGYGVPVSPILSIQDIFEHPQFQARENIIEVEHPRLGKVKMPGIVPKFDKTPGNIRNAAPDLGEHNREILSTMLGLSSEEIKQLERKKVI; from the coding sequence TTGAGCAAACCACCATTGCAAGGAGTGAAAGTGTTGGATGCCTCCACTATGATTGCAGCTCCCTTTGGGGCGGTTCTTTTGGGGGATTTTGGAGCGGAAGTGATTAAAGTAGAGATGCCGGGGAAGGGGGATACACTCCGTCATGTGGGGCCGTTTCATCAAAATGAACCCTTGCGCTGGTCAGGGCTTTCCCGTAACAAAAAGTCGCTGACACTGGATCTGCATAAGCCGGAAGGGGTGGATCTTTTTAAACGGCTGGCGGAGAAAGTGGATATTCTGATTGAAAATTTCCGTCCCGGAACTCTGGAGAAGTGGGGAATTGGTTATCAGGTCCTAAAAGAAATCAACCCGGATCTAATTATGATCCGGGTCTCCGGTTACGGACAGACTGGGCCCTATCGCTCCAAAGCGGGGTTTGGCACCCCTGCCACTGCTTTTAGCGGCTTTACCTATATCCAGGGATTTCCCGATCGTCATCCCGTTAGTCCGTCGTTTTCTTTGACTGATTATATCACCGGAATTTACGTCGCTTTTGCGGCGGTAACTTCTCTCTACCATCGGGAAACGGATGCGGAAGGATCTGGGCAGATGGTAGACATCGGTCTATATGAATCGGTATTCCGTATGCTGGAGTTCCTTGTGGCGGAATATGATCAGATGGGAAAAGTTCGCGAGCGCTCTCCTGGATTAAGCGGCCATTCCAGCCCGGCGGGTACGTTTATCACGAAGGACGGGTATTGGGTCGTCTTGGTGACCAGTACGGATTCCACCTTCAACAGGCTAGCGAAAGCGATGGAGCGCGAGGATTTATTAAAAGACGACAAGTTTTACACCAATGAAGCACGATTAGCCAACAATGAGGAGATGAATCGGATCGTTGCAGATTGGATTCAATCATTACCCAGGGAGGAACTCCTGGATTGGTTGGACGGCTATGGTGTGCCCGTTAGCCCCATCTTAAGTATCCAAGATATTTTTGAACACCCTCAATTTCAAGCGAGGGAAAACATTATCGAAGTGGAGCATCCCCGATTGGGAAAGGTCAAAATGCCGGGCATTGTGCCGAAGTTCGATAAAACTCCAGGCAATATCCGCAACGCAGCCCCTGATCTCGGGGAACACAATCGGGAAATTTTGAGCACGATGCTCGGTTTGTCCTCGGAAGAGATTAAGCAGTTAGAGCGAAAAAAAGTGATTTAG
- a CDS encoding flavin reductase family protein, which yields MQIDPTKQSTQANYKLLIGSVLPRPIAFVTSLGPGGAVNAAPFSFYTVVSTDPPMVSITCSRKPGGVQKDTARNIAETGEFVVQVVDGENIARINQTATNFPPEVGEAEAVGFEVVASVRVKPPRIAQCKLHLECRLHEIRPMGGSKDQPNADVIIGEVVWFHIRDDLYHEGRIDTAKLDPVGRLAGTSYGKMGETFSMPRLSLEEWYKKHGKQEE from the coding sequence ATGCAGATCGATCCGACCAAACAGAGTACCCAAGCCAACTACAAGTTGTTAATCGGAAGTGTTTTGCCGCGTCCCATCGCTTTTGTCACTTCGTTAGGACCGGGAGGAGCAGTTAACGCCGCACCCTTTAGCTTTTATACCGTGGTCAGCACCGATCCGCCGATGGTGAGCATTACCTGTAGCCGCAAACCGGGCGGGGTACAAAAAGATACCGCCCGCAATATCGCAGAAACAGGGGAATTTGTTGTTCAGGTGGTAGATGGAGAAAATATAGCACGCATCAATCAGACCGCTACTAATTTTCCACCAGAGGTCGGGGAAGCGGAGGCAGTAGGGTTTGAGGTGGTCGCCAGCGTACGCGTCAAACCGCCCCGCATCGCCCAGTGCAAGTTACATCTGGAGTGCCGCCTTCATGAGATTCGCCCCATGGGAGGGAGCAAAGACCAGCCCAATGCCGATGTCATTATCGGCGAAGTAGTCTGGTTTCACATTCGGGATGATCTTTATCACGAAGGCAGGATCGATACCGCCAAGTTGGATCCGGTGGGTCGACTGGCGGGAACGTCCTATGGCAAAATGGGAGAGACATTTTCTATGCCCCGCCTCTCGCTGGAAGAGTGGTATAAAAAACATGGGAAGCAGGAAGAGTGA
- a CDS encoding GNAT family N-acetyltransferase, with product MSDIEIRRPDHGDLEALMQFFRIVVTDTFAKEGLAHLQDDIEQEIESKIQYLNQDLETSGEQRYFLIALIAGNVVGTIEYGPLNPLILQTAGEGIKEVMEIGTVFVHPDYQGRGIGSLLLNVIWLSLLSRGYREFCLDSGYTIAQKIWKKKFGEPDHLLQNYWGEEVHHMIWRRSIDDISVVFRNIGG from the coding sequence TTGTCAGACATCGAGATAAGAAGGCCCGATCATGGTGATCTCGAAGCACTGATGCAGTTTTTTAGAATCGTTGTTACCGATACGTTCGCCAAAGAAGGCTTGGCTCATTTGCAGGATGACATCGAGCAGGAGATTGAGTCGAAAATCCAATACCTTAACCAAGACCTAGAAACGAGCGGAGAACAGAGATACTTTTTGATTGCCCTCATCGCCGGCAATGTGGTGGGTACGATTGAATATGGTCCTCTCAATCCTTTAATCTTGCAAACCGCTGGAGAGGGTATAAAGGAAGTCATGGAGATCGGTACCGTATTTGTTCATCCCGACTATCAAGGTCGAGGGATCGGAAGCTTGCTTCTAAACGTGATCTGGCTATCGCTGCTCAGCAGGGGATACCGGGAATTTTGCTTGGACAGCGGTTATACCATTGCCCAGAAGATTTGGAAGAAGAAATTCGGAGAACCTGATCATCTCCTCCAGAATTACTGGGGCGAGGAAGTTCATCACATGATATGGAGAAGGTCGATTGATGACATTTCCGTTGTATTTAGAAACATTGGGGGGTGA
- a CDS encoding RuvA C-terminal domain-containing protein, giving the protein MNHNHIIGYATMALKNLGYPKDEIWKVVHEMHALFDFQSQEEVVEQADAFLQTPD; this is encoded by the coding sequence ATGAACCATAATCACATCATCGGCTATGCCACTATGGCTTTAAAAAATTTAGGCTATCCAAAAGATGAAATATGGAAAGTGGTCCATGAGATGCACGCGTTGTTTGATTTTCAGTCGCAGGAAGAAGTCGTCGAGCAAGCGGATGCTTTTCTACAGACGCCCGATTGA
- a CDS encoding fluoride efflux transporter FluC: MTTWGLVAAGGFFGAIARFAISRWLNFRAGSPWPWGTWLVNSSGSFLLGWLVGAEVNPNILMFAGVGFLGSYTTFSTLHWEAQQFAVKKEWSTMVLYLGVTYITGFLAAFVGLWMGSH; encoded by the coding sequence ATGACAACATGGGGATTGGTAGCGGCGGGGGGCTTTTTTGGCGCAATCGCCCGCTTTGCCATCAGTCGCTGGCTCAATTTCCGAGCCGGCTCACCCTGGCCGTGGGGAACATGGTTGGTCAACAGTAGCGGATCGTTTCTACTGGGTTGGCTGGTGGGTGCCGAGGTAAATCCAAATATCCTAATGTTTGCAGGTGTCGGTTTCCTCGGCTCCTATACCACTTTCTCCACCCTGCATTGGGAAGCGCAACAATTTGCGGTGAAAAAAGAATGGTCAACCATGGTTCTGTACTTAGGCGTTACTTACATCACCGGGTTCTTGGCCGCTTTTGTGGGATTATGGATGGGAAGCCACTAA
- the crcB gene encoding fluoride efflux transporter CrcB, translating into MVYFWIGVGGIAGALLRYGLYLLMYQWTGPLFPWGTLAENWIGCFVLGWFNVWAHERLSLSPQLRTSLGTGLIGSFTTFSTFNVDTWELVMYGDKWLGLFYVLASFWGGILLAWVGWRLGLYLQRERLDLPQKGESP; encoded by the coding sequence ATGGTTTATTTTTGGATTGGGGTAGGAGGAATCGCAGGCGCTCTACTGCGATATGGTTTATATCTTCTCATGTATCAATGGACAGGCCCTCTTTTCCCCTGGGGAACATTAGCAGAGAATTGGATTGGATGCTTCGTTTTAGGCTGGTTTAATGTATGGGCTCACGAACGACTGTCGTTATCCCCGCAATTGCGGACATCATTGGGTACCGGACTCATCGGTTCATTTACCACATTTTCCACCTTTAACGTCGATACATGGGAGCTTGTCATGTACGGAGACAAATGGTTAGGGTTGTTTTATGTGCTGGCCAGCTTCTGGGGGGGAATTCTGCTCGCTTGGGTGGGTTGGCGCTTAGGACTCTATCTGCAACGGGAGAGGCTTGACCTTCCACAGAAGGGAGAAAGCCCATAA
- the dacB gene encoding D-alanyl-D-alanine carboxypeptidase/D-alanyl-D-alanine endopeptidase has translation MKPINLRRVAWFCLFLLIVLSLTIPTSVTAETDQDQRLQQHLDATVDKLLAESDAAGTVVGYHVISLDDGRQLAGMREAVTLLPHGAMQLWTAAAALDAWSLDKTFTTRVYFDGNIDGGKLQGDVILEGGGDPFLETEDFHAFARALKQAGVRHINGDIVVDGSRFDNRTLGTSWMWDREAEPSHAPIGALSVNANTVQVTVEGKGRIGKTPQVTVTPASSAFEVINQAKVVPGDNANIQVERKRASDTFVVSGTIGVNHPALNEKRAVGNPAGYSGAVLIEALTREGIRLDRRTKVQEGAKTESAREVMRHPSPPVKEWVDTLLQERSPWVTEMTLKQLGAEQTGTGSAARGLEVVRAFAREQAKVNENWQPRDGSGNSRMGVMSSQQMTALLQAMDQHPLREDFFARLPVAGEDGLLQDRMNGTAAEGKVRAYPVDEDEIGGLTGVVESQSGERLAFSLMVNAGLERQAVEEMEDAFGVALASYPELPATVDDKAKSQAYPMAEVLDPLLDQDEYDGILHGVMVKSLDRDEVMYDRHSQSLLTPASNTKLFTSAAALAALGEDYRFQTDLYLDGKISDGVLTGDLVLRGGGDPSLATKGNLQVQDGPTLDAMVEELKQSGIRRVNGDIRVDDTFFTGPEYGKGWAWDNEDAYYQSQISALSINRGTVRFDYLPGEKAGDPIQLEMTPETDYVDVEVDVVTGEAGSANTLKIERERGTNRIRLSGHLPADFTGDYTRVPVEEPARYTGTVLKEMLEEEGVHFHPQTRVKKGKAPTGDADFTYFSPTLPEVVSYLNKVSDNVYAEMILQTLGRESGGDGSARAGEKEVEKWIQAWGIDTPFRLWDGSGLTRYNLISPEQLVTLLAAQTQEEHFAAFEQSLPLAGVDGTLRTRMRGTPAEGNLRGKTGSLTHVSTLAGYVTTEDGERLAYAIMMNGYTPESEQALQNRIGAEMAGFQRQWGGDEQ, from the coding sequence ATGAAACCGATAAACCTTCGCCGAGTTGCTTGGTTCTGTCTGTTTTTGTTAATTGTCTTGTCCCTCACCATACCTACATCCGTTACTGCGGAAACCGATCAGGATCAACGATTGCAACAACACTTGGATGCGACAGTGGACAAGCTGTTGGCTGAGTCGGATGCTGCAGGGACTGTCGTTGGATACCACGTAATCTCCCTCGATGATGGCCGACAGCTGGCTGGTATGCGGGAGGCGGTGACATTGCTGCCCCATGGTGCGATGCAGTTGTGGACGGCGGCTGCGGCCTTGGATGCATGGTCTCTGGATAAAACGTTTACGACCCGCGTCTATTTTGATGGGAATATTGATGGCGGAAAATTGCAAGGAGATGTGATTTTGGAAGGAGGCGGTGATCCCTTCCTGGAAACGGAGGATTTTCATGCATTTGCCCGCGCTTTAAAACAAGCAGGGGTGCGCCATATCAACGGGGACATTGTAGTGGATGGAAGCCGTTTTGATAACCGTACCCTTGGTACCAGTTGGATGTGGGACCGGGAAGCAGAACCTTCTCACGCCCCGATCGGTGCTTTATCGGTTAACGCCAATACGGTACAGGTGACGGTGGAGGGAAAAGGACGGATTGGAAAAACGCCTCAGGTTACCGTTACACCGGCATCCTCCGCTTTTGAAGTGATCAACCAGGCCAAGGTGGTACCAGGAGATAATGCGAATATCCAGGTGGAGCGAAAACGAGCTTCTGACACCTTTGTCGTATCGGGAACGATTGGTGTTAATCACCCAGCGCTAAATGAGAAACGGGCTGTCGGTAATCCGGCAGGTTATAGTGGAGCGGTGTTGATAGAAGCGCTGACGCGGGAGGGAATTCGTCTCGATCGTCGTACAAAGGTGCAGGAGGGGGCAAAAACGGAAAGTGCCCGTGAAGTGATGCGCCATCCCTCACCGCCGGTAAAAGAGTGGGTGGATACTTTGTTGCAGGAGCGTTCTCCTTGGGTGACGGAGATGACATTGAAGCAATTGGGGGCAGAGCAAACGGGAACAGGGAGTGCGGCCAGAGGGTTGGAGGTGGTGCGTGCCTTTGCCCGAGAGCAAGCAAAAGTGAATGAAAATTGGCAACCGCGCGACGGATCGGGCAATTCTCGTATGGGAGTAATGTCATCACAACAGATGACCGCTCTGCTACAGGCGATGGATCAACATCCGCTAAGAGAAGATTTTTTTGCTCGTTTGCCGGTAGCGGGAGAGGATGGATTGCTACAAGATCGCATGAACGGTACGGCGGCGGAAGGGAAGGTACGGGCCTATCCCGTCGATGAAGATGAGATCGGTGGATTGACCGGGGTGGTGGAATCCCAGTCCGGGGAGCGTCTTGCATTTTCGCTGATGGTGAATGCCGGTTTAGAGCGCCAGGCGGTTGAGGAGATGGAAGATGCTTTCGGGGTGGCGCTCGCTTCCTATCCTGAGCTGCCTGCGACAGTTGATGATAAAGCGAAAAGCCAAGCTTATCCGATGGCGGAAGTGCTGGATCCGTTGTTGGACCAGGACGAATACGACGGCATCCTTCATGGTGTGATGGTGAAATCGCTGGATCGAGACGAGGTGATGTATGATCGTCATTCACAATCATTGCTCACTCCCGCCTCCAATACGAAGCTGTTTACATCTGCTGCTGCTTTGGCTGCGCTTGGTGAGGATTATCGTTTTCAGACCGATCTCTATCTCGATGGAAAGATAAGTGACGGTGTATTAACAGGGGATCTTGTGCTGCGGGGCGGTGGAGACCCCAGCTTGGCGACAAAAGGAAATCTGCAGGTGCAGGATGGTCCTACCCTGGATGCGATGGTGGAGGAGTTGAAGCAGTCGGGGATTCGGCGGGTAAACGGCGATATTCGGGTGGACGATACCTTTTTTACCGGGCCGGAATACGGCAAGGGTTGGGCGTGGGACAACGAGGACGCCTACTATCAATCCCAGATTTCCGCCCTTTCTATTAATCGGGGCACTGTGCGCTTTGATTATCTGCCGGGGGAGAAGGCGGGCGATCCCATCCAATTAGAGATGACACCAGAGACGGATTATGTGGATGTAGAGGTGGATGTGGTGACCGGTGAAGCAGGTTCCGCCAATACATTAAAAATCGAGCGAGAAAGAGGAACCAATCGTATTCGCTTAAGCGGCCACTTGCCAGCGGATTTTACCGGGGATTATACGCGGGTGCCGGTGGAAGAGCCTGCCCGCTACACCGGTACGGTTTTAAAAGAGATGTTGGAAGAGGAAGGTGTCCACTTTCACCCGCAGACCCGTGTGAAAAAAGGCAAAGCACCGACGGGTGATGCGGACTTCACCTATTTTTCACCAACCTTGCCGGAAGTCGTTTCCTACTTAAACAAGGTGAGCGATAACGTTTACGCGGAGATGATTCTGCAAACCTTGGGCCGGGAAAGCGGCGGTGACGGATCGGCGCGAGCAGGAGAAAAAGAGGTAGAAAAATGGATCCAGGCATGGGGGATCGATACACCTTTTCGCTTATGGGATGGATCGGGCTTAACCCGCTACAACCTGATTTCTCCGGAGCAGTTAGTCACCTTGCTGGCGGCGCAGACACAAGAGGAGCATTTTGCCGCTTTTGAGCAATCGTTGCCGCTGGCAGGGGTAGACGGCACCTTGCGCACTCGTATGCGTGGAACACCAGCGGAAGGGAATTTGCGCGGAAAAACGGGCTCTCTCACCCATGTCAGCACTTTGGCCGGTTATGTGACCACAGAGGATGGAGAACGATTGGCGTATGCCATCATGATGAATGGTTACACCCCGGAGTCGGAACAGGCGTTGCAAAATCGGATCGGAGCGGAGATGGCGGGATTTCAACGTCAATGGGGAGGGGATGAGCAGTGA